The sequence below is a genomic window from Armatimonadota bacterium.
TGAGCTCACCTCACGCCGGGAAATCCGGTGACGGCAAACCAGAATTCCTCTCCTCTAAGGAGAGGACGTTGCCGCGACGATAGGAGTCTGGCAACAGGTGGGGTAGAGAATCCTCCAAATTGGCAAACGCTAAATCACGCCGGAAAATCCGGCGACGTCTTGTACAAATACACCTGCCCCTGGTGGTACCCCGGGTGAAACGCGAACCGCGCCAACGCACCCTCGCCCGTAATAATCGGCCCCAGCGCACTCTTGATCTCTTTCGCCAAAAACTCCGGACTCGGATTCTCGATATTGCTCCTCAAATGCGACTCGGCCGTGTCTAATGCCCATGCGACCAACTCCGGCGTAATCTCCTCATCCGAAAACGGAAACGGATTGTCGTTCACCACGCCCTCCGTAGCCGAATTCGCAACCCGTTGCTCCTCGGGCGACAACTCACGACCGGTCAACTGTGAATTGAACCAAATCTCCACGCCTGCCACGTGAACCACCATTTCACCCACCGAAAGCGCCCCCGGCTGGATTCGGTAGCTCATCTGCGCATGAGAAAAGCCTTCGATTTCGGCCTTCAGTCGTCCACGGCTCAAATTCCAAGATTTCGCAAAATCCGTCACACTCGAATCGTACCCGCCAGTCATTACCTCGAACCTTTTCGGCCCAGTCCACGTTATGATCTTCAGGAGCAAAGGTGGAGGACCAAAGAGAAATCCCGGTTCAAGGATGGTTTGGCGGTGTTGGCTCTCTTCTCGCGCTCCTGTTCCCCGCCCTAGTCCTTAGTACACAGTACCAAAGGGGGCTCAATATTGCCCTCCTTTGTGGGGCCGCGGCTCCAGGTCTCGCCCTTACCTGTATCACCAAAAAGGTCATCGTCGACCGGCGCTACAAAACTATCGCGGCAAGTTATGGCCTCTTCAACCGTTGGGCGTTCTCGACCGGCCCCTCAACGCAATTTGAGCATAGCTATCTGCTGGCAAGGCCCGGAGCAAAGGGTCTCGGCACGACGTACTACGCCGGAGTCGTCACCGCCGACGTAACCAAAGATCAGCGGATATGCGCAACCGAATGGCGGACCGATACCAACGCACCCGAAAAGGTCCTCGCCTTTCTTACCTGGCTCGGCACCACCGTCACAATCATTCCGTCCAGCCAAGAAATCCCCACTCCAATCCTCCAACGAGTAGCCAAGATCAGCAACCCTGACTAACTGTAATGAGCTTCGGAAACGTCGGTGCCAAAAAGCAAAAGTATCCAGGCAAAGACGAAGAGCGCAGAACCGAGTTCCAAGACTTCAATCCGGCCTATCAAAGATGTCCCTTAGCAAAGGGACCGGTTAGCGAGGAACGAA
It includes:
- a CDS encoding DUF664 domain-containing protein, which gives rise to MTGGYDSSVTDFAKSWNLSRGRLKAEIEGFSHAQMSYRIQPGALSVGEMVVHVAGVEIWFNSQLTGRELSPEEQRVANSATEGVVNDNPFPFSDEEITPELVAWALDTAESHLRSNIENPSPEFLAKEIKSALGPIITGEGALARFAFHPGYHQGQVYLYKTSPDFPA